AGGCATAGCGATGATAGTTCTAAAGTTACTGTATTGATCAATTGGAAGAACatccaaataaaaaaaagcatgcAAAATGCTAGTATTATCAGTAactgcaaataaaaaaagataacaaaaatttacaggATCATCGAGAAGAGTAGATACTGATAATATTGAGATCCACAGCACTCAACAACAGTCTTGGATTTATTTAGCCATTTGCTTAACTTACTGTCTCAACAATATTGTTGTTTGGCATCGCCATAAATATATGACCTAGAAGTAAAATTCGTGTTGTCGAAACAATTCCAATCGGTTcacttttctctttcaaaagtatatcGAAGTAGGAATGATGTACTCCCAACTGCGGATGGAAAAAGTTCTTTATCGATTTTAATATCTGGTGTTGTggaaaaaaacgaaatacgatcaaaattgagaaaattaagaaagaatatgaatatggttttacttattttacTACCCATGATGTCGTTGGTTAAAAACATGATGTTAAGGGTGAACCGCAGCATATTGGTCGTTTTTAATTAAGGAATTGAATGACTTTCAAAGATGCACAGTAATCCTTCCTTAATCACCattttagatttattaatttcaacaTACGCTCTCCATGTACTTGGAATCGAATTGAGAACTTGTTATGCCACAAAtgaatatctttttattgagTAACATCgttaataaagcaaatgcTTCACggtattttttgaaatctttgACAGTATTTGTTCAGCTGGGATGGATGATAATTTGACGAGGCACATTCCTTATACGCAAACGAAAGATACAATTTCGCTTTGGCAAAACATTGCAAATGTTGCAATTGTCCCAATTATATATgcatcattaaatttgctTAGCATTACTTTTTCCTTGGTAGTTACATGCAGTGCCAAACAACCGCTTTAACCTTTCATACAAAACTTTTGTGTATTCACAGAAGCATCTACTGGGCGGGAAaccatttttcttgtttctgCATGCATTCTTAGAAGAGATTTAAGCTTTCCCTTGAATTTTCGAATGTTgatcaaaacaaaataatagacTTTGGAAAGGTGATTCAATGAATAAACATGAAACGTTCACCGTACATTAATTAAGCATCCTTTTCGACCACCCTGACTTGTTCTCTCATCACATCTTGATAACCATTTACACGAGAgatttaaatgaagaagaatgaaaaattcacTTTGACGAGTCTTGGAACCCCTAACTTGGAAAGGCACAGATCATGATTGCTACAAAAGCATTTGCACTCGGTTTCAGCTATAGGAAGTGTGATTGGTCGTACATGATGGATTGACATTCTCGTCTATTTGGATCACATACAGAAGACAAGCCAAGTCAGAGCAGACAATACGTATGCGATTGagacattatttttgtgaaatttatgattCTTCCACATGTTTGAATGATGTAGAAGATGTACAggaaacttttaatgatgATACGATATCGGTTCAATCACAATTCATAAGCGAAACGAATGCCAAATACTAATACTATATATCCATGAATCATTTACCaatagtatttttactGTTCGTGAATGCTGAGAAAGTTTATGTCTAATGTATTAGCTGTGTCAACCATTTATAGTGTGAAGCCACTTTCCACTTGCAACGCTAAGGATACCGAGACGCAGGATACCTAGACGCATAAATACATTATGCTAGTGGCACGgccaaaattatttactcCAAAGTCTTTATCCTCTTCGTTTATATCGCTAACAAGAAATCGTAGTCACAAATGTACATACGTTGAAACATTTGAACAACGTACAACAAGCCAATAATGACAAGAATGGAGATGAAAGTGGTGATGGTTAGTGGTAGTCGTGGTAGTAAtggaagtggtaagtggaagtggtgGTGGTAGTGGTAGTGGTAGTGGTGCTGTGCTGATGCTGGCGCCGATACTGGTGATGATGTTGATGCCTATACTGACACTAGTACTGACACTAGATGACACTAGTACTGGTACTAATGGTACCATTCAACTTGGCAAGTATAAGACTTATGTGTGTAAGtggtaaaaaatcaatgagTAAACTCCACTAAGAAAATTTCACAACTCCGTTGATTCTTTTGAGTATACAAACATGAACGTTCAAGTTTTACCTTTGTTAATTCAATTCTAATTATACTGGTTTGTACTTGCTAAGCATGTCCTGTTCACTTCTCTAATTCGTTTCAATTGCGGCAACTCTGGTCCGATTTATAACTCGAAGAACTGAGTTTTTACCCTTTGgataaagtttttcaacatACTTACAATGATTATGGTCTCCACTCCTGACGTAGTTCCATGTGGTAATAGAACAcaaacttcaaaatctCATCACTATATTATACTTGGTACAACATGCAATACCGATTGTATATACCGAATACAGTTTCCTATTGCAATGAATGtgatttaatcattttatgggagttttttcattcaaaactgctttaaatctaaaaactCTTCTTTATTCTTGACACTCGTATATGTTGTCTGATATTCCTATTCGTGTTTCAATAACGAAGTTTACtttcattcaaataaatagaacCAATCAAGTTTACTAgtgcttatttttttcttttttaataaaaagaatgaatattaGGTGTATGATATGAATacgtttttgtttgtttgtttgcaaattaaaattaaaaacaacaaaaaattaaagctaCTGATTTAACTTTGCTTATTCCATAACACTTCTTACTCAATCTCACATAACCGTTGCATTCATTATATAGCTTAGCTTCAATGAAAGTGGtcaataaatgtaaaaataagtaattCAGCCTTGCTCAATTGCACCGTTTTTCCAAATGTCGTATGAACACTCAAATAAAGATgtgacaaaataaataagaataaaaataaaaataaatttacaaatcaGAGTTTAAACCCAATgtatttccaaaaaagagtttATCACAAACCAAACAAGATAgatatgaaatgaaaagttaaataaataaaaatggatgCGAATGGTTAGAATTATTAGATCAAGGTAAGTTTGCTTGGGAAAGATTCATGagtatttataataaacatataATTCTCAAATAGCTTAGTGAAGTAATGGTGACTGAGCTACAAAGACAAGGaaataagtttttgaaaaatttcaaaatgctgttaataaaatatatgtagtaaaattacaaataccAAAGACATTTCGGAAAATTCATCCTTCAAAGTTCTTGTTCTTCCAAACTTCGGTATACTTTCCACACgatatttatcaattacCATCAGACTTCTAAAGAGCTTAATTTACTCATTTTATCGCTGGTAATCTTGGTAAAATCAGTGTTTATATCATTTGTGTAAATATTGATGGTTGTTAACATTTTCTGAAACAATTGCTGATATGAAAGACTATTAAAAGTcctgtttcaaaaattgagataaagattttggaaaacatAGATACATGTACATCATCGCTTAGCACTTTGAGAAAGAGATAATAATAGAATCATATTTACCCCAAACTAATTCATGGGTgattgatgaaaacatcaaccattgtttcatttcataAAGCAACACTGGGTGAGCACTAAATAGACGGAACCAAATGATGTGAGGTTCATGATGGGTTCATCGTTTCCATTCAGTTTACACACCATacgaagaggaaaaagaagttattaaaaaagtacaaGCGATGCCGTCAGTTGGATATAAAGAAACGAGAGCTAGTACGTATTACCACACCACCACAATTTAACCCGATTAGGCAAACATCAAGAGTCCTGCAAAGACCGAATCAATCGGTACATGTCTCgctgaaaaactttatagTTGAATGTTGTCTCCATTTCTTGTGATATGAGTTTCAAgttttgatcttttttaaaatcgtcatcaatcatttcatcatttcatctttttgtttgtttgtttgtttttttaatttttaaacaatatcGAACTTTAATTACTGGAGTTCAGCCGACTGGAGATGTAAAAGTCTTTATCGTTTTTTGTTGACAATCATactcgaaaaaaaagaaatcaaatcaGAATTGAACACGAAGTATGACCCGAATTGCTCTAGTACACGTGATGTCGTCATGGCAAGAAATTTTGGTGATGTGGGTCTACTAATCCAATAATAGCGACTTCCTTACTTATTAAGAGACTTGGTGGTAGTTTAATTTGCAAagttttgaataaataaaaaaaaaatcgtcACAGTTTACAAATTCGGTAATTTGTTTTCCGTGGAAGAAAAGCATTCCGGATGAGAATAGGATCCAATTGAATAGaagattgaagaaaatggaaCCGGCGATTGAGAAAGACTACAAGATGAAAAGCCAGAGACAATGATTATAGCCCAAAGGAAGCTAAGATACACTAAGTTATACGAAAAGCACGATAGCTTATTCATAAACAATCCAATTTCGAAAATTGTGTTGTGCCAGTTACAAATTACAGCAATCGGtgataaaaatcaaagctGACTTTGTTATTGGCCGTATCTTTTCGAAACTTTGATTCTACTGCTTATGGAACCGTTCTTTAATTTGATTGTGTTTGGGAGAAGAAACTGTATGATAGTAGTGTGTGCAGACACGCAAGATGAATGAAATACTTCGAAAGGAATGTTTATGTAAATACTTGTGGAGACTCAGTTTAACTCCagcattttttcaactatCCCAATAATCCCattatttctatttctgCCTCACGTTTCTATTAGCATAGTATGGTTGGAATTTTGAGTTACTTCTTTGTAGCATTCTTTAAGGattcatttttacaaaCCACCTAATCATTGTGTACAAGTTATACTTAGGTAATCATATGCATGCTCCGTTGCTTATCTCGTTACCAAAAATCTGTAAACTAACACTTTTACAATAGTCAATTAAGATATTCGGGTTTTTTAGATGCAGCTTCTGTATAGTTTTCTTACTCAAAGCgcattatttttctacGGATAGATTTTAAGGAGCAAAAACAGTATCATCAGCTTTTATCAGTCATGTCGAATGTGAGGATTCTTCATGCTACGTTAAAGAAACGAGTCGAAAAGGAAGTGCGGTTGACAACGACTATTTAAATGctaaggaaataaaaatgtagtaagtttttaaagttaCCGATGGAAACGTAGTATTACGTATATGGAATCTTGCATCATTATGGAACCGTCAAGTTACGGAATGTAAATTTCCTACGCTTGATTTGAGGAAGGAAAATCGTAAAATCTAGACAttgaatatgttttttcaaaatggaTAGCCTTCATGGTATTtgtataatattatttaattacagcctaatttgatttaaaaatcacTTCTGCGACTCATACTTTTTCGATGGTTAAAGCTTGATTTAGGAATATGGGTTTACCGCAGAACTCTAGCTCTTCCAATCAACCGTTATTACCTCGAAAGGTATAACAACTCAACAAGACCTTATATTGTCTCCAATTCTATATGTTACGTTATGCTGTTATAAACAGAAGAAACGGTGTATCTGCTGTTGAATAAGTTTTTGCATTCTTATCACTTGGATGTATTATTACATTTCGTTGGTTTGTATATGTACATATACTTAAACATGTGTGTTTATAAATCAAGTAccatatttaaaaagtgtttattttttttatttttatttactcaaTTGTTATGCCACATACTTTAACTAAAGATATAGTAAGTATGAGCAACTGGCGTACGTAGACAGAGAAATAGAgtagcaaaaaattagtcATAAACTGATCAAGTTTATTATTACCGTTATAACAAAGATTATATTCTTCCATTCATGTCGTAGATGTGACGTCAACCATTCCCATTGCCTCTTATGATTAGTATTATACAGCGAagttatatatatatatacaataGACAATCAATATACATATAATAGAAAAGATGCCAAAAAAACTCGGTTTCCTGATTTGTTCCTGGTCATCagttaatgaattttacTTGATTAACTACGTTGAGCAAagaatgaaattgatttaattctACAGTACATTGTGTTAGGGTAAATATTAGAATCTAGAAACAAACATtagtttgtttgtttgttttggGGAGACGAATTATTATAAACATCATTTATCATTCTTTTAACTataataattgtttaataaaaaaaaatatatgtttGTACTTACTTTGTTATTGTACATTTCCATTGCAACATTTAATAATGTCATGTTATCATGCTGTCATACTACACTGCAACTAACGTACTGACCGATTTGATCGTCAATTTTCTACGGAATCGATGAATCGAATGCATATGTTCAAATCGCTCGCCTTGCCAATGGCCTAAAATTGCGAACCTGAAACTGAAATATCAAAAGAAGACTCAACTAATACTTAAAAGGAAATAGAAGGAAGATTTCACTCATACCTACCGAACGTATGATTAGCATAACAtttcaaatatatatatccCTTATTATAATAACTCCCTATTAGGATTAGCCCGatataaaaacatattcTCTTTGGTTATAAAAATCCAAGAAAGGACATTTTTGTTACTAAATATACTAAGGCAAAAAGCCtcaatcaaaaattgcGATCCCAATTATTCAGAatgataaatttgattggatttatttttggctATCATGGTAAGGATATACTAGAGGTTTAATCTATTTGAACATTTCTCAGATTAAAAAGTCAAGGACATATGTCTCCATGTTGTTCGgaaactatttatttttccgtctaaattataattattcaAGTGCTCAATGTTATTTAGCTCGATCGATTTCTCTTGGTTTTCAATAATGTCGATCAATTTGACTAAACACTCATTCAATCTTTAACTTTTTCTCTTCCAATCTCTACTTTAGACTGTTAGAATGTATATACAAAGCATTaactttattattttcaatgattAATTACCAAAttgtttatgaatttttagtaAGTATACAAGTAATGCTGATGTTCGCGATATAAAAGTTTAGCAAAATACTGACTCTAATTATATAGCCAATTGGGGTGTTCAAGTATAATGTATATAATGTATATAATGTATATAATGTATATAATgaatgtatatatatatatatatatattttataagtaATCATTATCCAATcatgttgaaaaatttgaagattgACGATATGAAATAGTTGTAggagaataaaaaaacatattattattattattatcattatcattatcattatcattattatcACTATCATTCTTCCAAAGCAAATAGTCTAATGATCAAATGTAAATACATACTTTACATAAATCCCTTCAAATAGCTTGTTGACATAATGAAGACCAAATAATAAACGACTGCTATTGTCGCTTTGTTGTCGTGGACTATTAAAGTTTACGGACGAAATAATGTCTAGTTGTCATGTTGCAAAATATTAATTCCATTTCTTATCGCCGTGTTTTTTATACCTATTTGTCCCTTATTTACACGTATGTATTAATATCATTTGAACGAATGCATTAATATATGAGTTATAGAAAATTGGCGGATTATCTtcgaaaaatattttgactCAATTTGAATCGTGTTACTCAACCCATTATAATAAACGAACCTCATGAAATCGTTTACCGCTTCTCCTTAATCCATTTGTGTAATACTGAATGCTAAGTAAGAGTGGAAAGCTTCCACCATCCACCAGACCATTACAAGCACTACATACGCCATCTTCAATATCGTATATTTTCAGTAGTCAACTTGACTAGCTCTTATTGGCGGTTTTATTCAAGAGAAGATTCATCCGGTGAAAATTCAAGCAACTATTACTGCACTAGCAATTGGATCGGTAAATAGGCGAGATCTGAAAGTTTCGGTAAAGTTTTAGATTACATGGCTTAGTTTCACACGCTCTTTATATTCTCAACCTTCCGACGCAAATCACCAGATTCAATAAATGAGTCCTACTCCTACACCTACTCTTATCACTTGTAATCCAAAAAAGctccatttctttcttgCACGCTAATTCACTATTAAATAGAAATGTATATGCAAAACAGCGAGAAATTTGTAGATACGTTGAATGTTGTTGCTTTCACATTTGCAACTCTTAGTAGTTGTTCAAAACAACAATGTCGAGCAAAGATGTTTGCGATGTTTGAATGATTCTTGGATTGTATTTGGATTCCATCGGTACTATGGCCTGTTGATTCGGCACCTTTGTCATTTTAgcaacttttgttttcttttctgtGTCGATGTAGTTCTCTATACCATATTCATGTTCATATTCATGTTCATATTCATGTTCATATCAATGTCCATATCAAGGTCCATATCAATGTCCATATCAATTTCCCATGTTCCATTACATATCCCGTGTTCTTTCCTTCTTCCAGCTTTTACATGCTAGCCTTTTATACAATGATTCCTCTCATCTCGACTCGCTTGATGAATGGGCGTTTAGTTTTTGCAACAACATATGCGTTGGGTTATCTCATATCGGGAAACACTTTCTGCCACTTTTAACTTGAACAAAGTTGGAGAAATAAAGTGATGGCAGATATTGCAAGTTGTTTATAGTGTGCCTGtagaaatgtaaaaacGCTATGTTTCGTGAATGCCCAGCCTGTAAATCGAAATAAGATTTCGTATTTATTAAGCATTGGAAGATCAcaattggaaaaaacaCGATACGGTTGGTCTCTTCACAGTCGTTCTCCAGTAATCACAAACATGAAACCTAAATATACGGTAACTTTGCACCTATTAGGACAACGCCTCAAGTGACTGCATTAAAGCATAATACCGAAGCACTGACATAACAGAGAGGTTCagaaaggaatttaaaGATTGACTTTTTCGACAAACTTCATGTTACAAGTCTTATCGTTTGTGTTTATAAATCATCAGCCTCTCTCTATATCTCTATATCTCTATATATCAGATATAAAGATGCAAGTTTTGAAGTAGACATTCCGCACAAAGTCTAGTACACCATGTCTCTTGTGCTCAGGCTGGTTGTCCTGCAAAAATGTACAACAGGCAAATGGATGTTTCATCAAAGATGGACTCCTTTGTCTCATACTTATTGATGGCGAAGCTAGATCCGTTATCATCTTGAGAAAACACATCGTTGTCTTCAGAGTAGTGATAGTTCTTATCGTTGTAGTTATAGTTGCAGTTATAGTTATAGTTGTAGTTATAATTATAGTTGTAGTTGTAATAACTCTTTCAACAAGTCCTGAATCTTGGCAAACAGACCCTCATACAGTGCTGTCAGCTCACTCAAGTCCAATCGCACCATGTTAATTAAACGCATCTCCAATGCACGGGTACATAGAATTACTTCGAGACTGAAACAATACGGTGCTTGGGCTTAGTCCTTGTAGTGTATTTTGCATACATACCCTTCTGTTCGAATGATATCCCTAATGACTTTGTGGGTTTCGTAAAGAACATCATATAGATTTCTTTGACCAAGtgtaataaagcaaaacacACGGACATAGTATGGATATGGACACAGCATGGGTATGGACACAAGCAACACTACCAGTCGTTTGAAACGATGAAATGGGCAACAAGtcgatttgtttttcatctaTCAATCGTTGTAATTCACATGCAGCTACAAGACGACACGTTATATTTAGGGTGCAAAGCAGGTAGAGATTTCATAGGCATATTTCGAAGTACCAGCTTTATGCCAAAACATGCATGCATGCAAGAAACTCCATAACTTCGTTTGCGCAACTCCTGCTTATCGTCTTCTTTCTATACCCATACTGTTGGATCAATGAATGAACGTAGCAATAGATACAAGATATAGCGCCACACTTTTGAGCATATCCTAATGACAGTAATTCGTTTTGTTCTAAGCGACCAAGTATTCGCTCTTGCAACACTATAGTTCTCACTTTGAGGAAACATTCCTTTGATGCCCATGTTCATTCCACTTGGATGACAGAATCCTCGATAGTATTagtattaatgaattaactGTCAGGATGTGTTGTCGTTCTTGAAGTAAGTCTTGTGAAAGAAACCACCGAGTTAAAAATAGAGATCTTGATggttttatatataaaagtttaatgCTTGCCTATTTATACATTTCCCAAGGACTGCTGAGGTAGATGCGTTGTTCAGTTGACTAggatttgtttgaattcaAAGATTATCTATTCAAGTCTTCTTTATACGTTTGCATGTGTTTGATAAGAATTCCATTgattcagaaaaaaagtgCCAACAGTTTTTCCAACTTGACTGACACTACAACCTTCCAATCATAGCCATACTACTAtggtataaaaataaaagtttacaattttactactgttatatatatttcgaTGGTAGtgaagctttaaaaaaaagaaggaatagCATACCGTCAAGTCGTTAGTTGATGGGTAGGGTTGTTAGCCTAATTATgagttttatttgtaaaataggTTTAGGTTTTAgttttagttttaaattattagtcCAATCATGAGTTGAGCTGCTAGTTTAGGCGTGCGTTGACCTTTTAGCTTAGGTGTATTGTCACGGTTTGGTTTTCATATCTCTGCGCCGCCTATATTAGCAAACAGTTGACATAGAATTCACAACaataacaaattaaaaatgcatCATCCtgtaattaaaagaaggtaTATTGATGCATCCTTTGCGTGAATCAGACACGTAGAATCATGTTTCTCTCATGACAAAGAGCACTTATAGTAGCATATCTAGAATTTCTCTCAGTTTTAACTTTCTTCGGTCTCGGTTTTTCCCTTGACAAAGCTGATAATATATCATGTACAATCAGGCAACACATTTATTTAGCCAACATTCTAGTTCAAAAGCAACTTTTTGCTAAATCAAGACTGTGATGgtgtaaaaatattgcagtcaatatttttgtactaaaaaaattgaaagcTTTAGTTGATACGTCCACGGATTGAGTCCTCGCGAGCTTGGTTCTATGTGttaattattatcattatcattattttttttggcaaaCTTCAAGGGAGTAACTTCTTCACCTCATTTACAAGCTCCACTAAAAATTAACTCAGCAATGATTTTACAATGCTCGAGAgtaaaatgttaaattCGTATTAAATCtacttgaaatttcttaaaCACATTTTATGGTTTTGCGGGATTTTATATTCGAGTACTCAAGAACAAGGCAATAAATCCATAAAAGAATTGCTGAATGTAACCAACATCATAGATGAAGCTAATATTGATTATGTTAGGTGAAACGCAATTGCCAATTGAACTAAGTGTGTTGAAATAGAACATCTGTAGATAATCATTCATTCGATACACTGATAGTTGAAACTGGGAAATTATAAAGTTAGCTTATAGTGTTAACGCTTTTCTTCAGCACTAATAGGCAATTGAGgcatataaaatttgtttactaactATGCGTAGCGAAGCTAACgtttatttgtaaatttaaataataaggtttttttttttgttatcaatagtttttattttctgtaATTACACATGATATTCTTACTGATAACCCAAGCAGATAGACTGAAATTTGTAAAGCATTTACAACACCATGTGTAAAATTtgctattttatttaaatacttATCAAATTTCATATCAGTGCAGTGTTTACCAACAAGCGTACGATAGCGTATACGTTATCATTTTATTCACATTTGctctaaaaaatatatttcttaaaaagaTACGTAAATATTGAAGTTATTTGAGAGGTTTCTTATCGTGCTATCAACATAATAAAAGATGCGTTTGCGATTCTCTGCAATTTACTCATTTACTGATACCCacattgaaaatttaattaaataaaacacgaaacaaaaatgtttattgtattgtttattaattagCAAAAGTTAGCGCTCACACTAAGTTTACACTCTAAAATGCACATTTGGTAAGactaaaaaaagaagactTTACattaacaaattatttaggatttctaatttaatataagTAATGAAAACTATAATTTCAATATAATCGTGATTTAGAATATACTTTGTGTAAAACGTATTTTATATGTGTGTCAAGCAAGAAAGCTTCATAGATTTCATTATTCTGAGTTCTCGCAGCTACCACCTACTATACACAAGCACCGCACCGAAATCTAATCTGGCATAATAAACTGAAATGGAAAGCTCGACaataaatgcaaaaaaaatatcagtTCTACTAACTCTTTTTTCCATTATTGGATACACTGCTTATTCTGCACATGAATCAATTCTTGAAATTAGACAAGATGGTAAACTTCCTTTAGACGTATGTCTTTACCACATGCGGCATAAATAAACTAACATACAGATAAAATGTGAAGTTATCTTAGTAACTCTACTTTTCACTTTTACTACCGTTATAATTGCTTCTCCTTTGCGTAGTATACAACTTAATAAATGGTCACACCAGAGATCGGAC
This portion of the Schizosaccharomyces pombe strain 972h- genome assembly, chromosome: I genome encodes:
- the emc5 gene encoding protein Emc5, whose protein sequence is MESSTINAKKISVLLTLFSIIGYTAYSAHESILEIRQDGKLPLDIKCEVILVTLLFTFTTVIIASPLRSIQLNKWSHQRSDLAFLNSRTNFLRIKELKEKIEKVKN